The following proteins come from a genomic window of Pocillopora verrucosa isolate sample1 chromosome 6, ASM3666991v2, whole genome shotgun sequence:
- the LOC131774135 gene encoding uncharacterized protein: MDDASRNRSVVLKIFVILAFTGLTYGNKLDDLLNDDKLLLYVAIGFLCFSVLFLFLAILMISIVVIRMQKMRKARQKEEDEAGGRISETIIANPNVLQHPPGRSSIEPTKWERHPNAGKNGGKRVSKGNTPVDYLEYMDLIIMDAANMNLPRAKRIESENREKTV; the protein is encoded by the exons ATGGATGACGCTTCCAGAAATCGCTCAGttgttttgaagatttttgtcatATTGGCATTCACAG GGCTGACATATGGTAACAAGCTGGACGACTTGCTGAATGATGATAAACTAC TTCTGTATGTGGCCATTGggtttctttgtttctctgtGCTGTTCCTATTTTTAGCGATTCTAATGATCTCTATCGTCGTCATCAGAATGcagaaaatgagaaa GGCACGTCAGAAGGAAGAGGATGAAGCAGGCGGAAGAATCAGTGAAACAATTATCGCAAACCCTAATGTTTTGCAACACCCTCCTGGGCGAAGCTCGATCGAACCAACAAAATGGGAACGTCACCCAAACGCAGGGAAGAACGGCGGCAAAAGGGTATCTAAGGGAAACACTCCTGTGGACTATCTGGAGTATATGGACTTGATAATTATGGACGCTGCAAATATGAACCTACCGCGTGCAAAGAGGATAGAAAGTGAGAACAGGGAGAAGACAGTTTGA